gtgtgCCTCAATTTCTTTCTATATCCtttatgattaatatttatttctctggCCTCTCCCACAATGGCTCTAGTACTGTCCCTATTAAGGACTATGATATTTTTCTCATGCCACAAGTGAGAACCATAGGATAAAGAAATGACGTTGTCCATTGAGgacaatataattaattgagTCATTCTGAATTTATCATGCTTTGAGTTATTTGTGATGAGTCTTtcatgaaattttttcaaaGGAAACTAACTTTAAACTCCTTGAGGATCTTGCCAGCTCCAAAGCATCATCAAAGGAACCTCTAGGATTAcaactatttatttttcttctcattcAAGTTAAGTTGTAAGCAactaactaaaaataattaaattagggACAGAAagttaaagaaaagaaacacGAAATTCATTTCTAATAATTACGAGGTTAAGTagtaagaaaaattaaaattagagatccattttagttttttatttgtctttaatgtttttcttaaatagttatatatgagATTTAGAAATCCTTGGATTGTATGTAGGTCCAACCTTTTTGTTCTATCATATGTGGGTAAATTTATTCTGTAGAATCCTATATATGTTGTCGAAGGAGGGCTTTATGTTGTGGGGCTTTAATGTTGACCTACTAAAAACATGTTTATTATGCACAAATTTATGGATGTTAATGTCACGGGGTAGGTAAAGATCTCAATCAAATAGAGCAGATAGTATTTCATCACTCTtctattcttaatttttataaatgtttttggTCTCCATTTCCATATCTTCACAACATATGAATTCTTTTATCTATgtctaaaaaaatatctttacaTATAAAGTGTCAAATAATGTCGTCCCCACCAATATATATGTCTATGTACGGGTGGAAATTGACAAATCTATCTCAGAACGAATTTAAGGAAATTGGATTCTTCATCTAAAAAGTTAAGAGTATGtgggaaagaaaagaaagagtaaATTTAGAAATGATGAAGAGAGTGATAAAGGAAGCTGATGTaataataagagtttaatttctaTGCATGCACCAACAGTGTGAAAAGAAGTTTTAGATATTGAATGACTTACGCAAGTAATtctgataaaaattaaatattaataataataatttaacgattgtgattgattgacaatagaaatattttttacatttaaggcggtacatataaataaaattggtaATGATAATAATAGAAGAATCCATATGGGTATCTTGTAAGAAAATGAGATGAAACCCAAACAACCAAagaccaaaaaaataaatatgcaaTGCAAGAGACAGAGGTAGTATACTCTGTATTTTCTGTTAGAAGAGTTGAGAGACATAGCAGTAATTAAGAGTTCAGAAAGTATTCACTCCACCACACCAAACatcagagaaaaaaataaataaaattaaaacacatgAAATCAAACACTCTCTATCTATCTGACTCTATAATATATATGCATGACATCCCATAAATGCTTTTACACCCTCTCTTTACCCTCTACAATAACTCCTTCTATTCCTTCTTTCACTCTTCACCATCACCACCTCCTAAGTCCTACCTAATAAACCTTCTATCTATTCATTTTGTACATCTTTTTTTCATTCTTACTTTACCCCacatattaaacatattttatatatcgTCACCATCACCATTTCAGTTCCATAATTACTTCCAACACCCCCCTTAAGTAGTTTTTCttatgtcccacatttctttttcaatctttttccacctttctcttttttttttattacatgttTCTTAACTATATAGTTTcggttatgtgttgattatgaATGAAAGTGGCAATTGTTTGGTTCACTTGCATTAATGTCATGTGAATGTCATAATATATGTTATTCTCTTTNNNNNNNNNNNNNNNNNNNNNNNNNNNNNNNNNNNNNNNNNNNNNNNNNNNNNNNNNNNNNNNNNNNNNNNNNNNNNNNNNNNNNNNNNNNNNNNNNNNNNNNNNNNNNNNNNNNNNNNNNNNNNNNNNNNNNNNNNNNNNNNNNNNNNNNNNNNNNNNNNNNNNNNNNNNNNNNNNNNNNNNNNNNNNNNNNNNNNNNNNNNNNNNNNNNNNNNNNNNNNNNNNNNNNNNNNNNNNNNNNNNNNNNNNNNNNNNNNNNNNNNNNNNNNNNNNNNNNNNNNNNNNNNNNNNNNNNNNNNNNNNNNNNNNNNNNNNNNNNNNNNNNNNNNNNNNNNNNNNNNNNNNNNNNNNNNNNNNNNNNNNNNNNNNNNNNNNNNNNNNNNNNNNNNNNNNNNNNNNNNNNNNNNNNNNNNNNNNNNNNNNNNNNNNNNNNNNNNNNNNNNNNNNNNNNNNNNNNNNNNNNNNNNNNNNNNNNNNNNNNNNNNNNNNNNNNNNNNNNNNNNNNNNNNNNNNNNNNNNNNNNNNNNNNNNNNNNNNNNNNNNNNNNNNNNNNNNNNNNNNNNNNNNNNNNNNNNNNNNNNNNNNNNNNNNNNNNNNNNNNNNNNNNNNNNNNNNNNNNNNNNNNNNNNNNNNNNNNNNNNNNNNNNNNNNNNNNNNNNNNNNNNNNNNNNNNNNNNNNNNNNNNNNNNNNNNNNNNNNNNNNNNNNNNNNNNNNNNNNNNNNNNNNNNNNNNNNNNNNNNNNNNNNNNNNNNNNNNNNNNNNNNNNNNNNNNNNNNNNNNNNNNNNNNNNNNNNNNNNNNNNNNNNNNNNNNNNNNNNNNNNNNNNNNNNNNNNNNNNNNNNNNNNNNNNNNNNNNNNNNNNNNNNNNNNNNNNNNNNNNNNNNNNNNNNNNNNNNNNNNNNNNNNNNNNNNNNNNNNNNNNNNNNNNNNNNNNNNNATATGTTATTCTCTTTCCCTATTTTATGATTTGTCTTTTTTAATTTCCTTCTTTTCAGAGTTAAAGTCTTGCATGCAAGAGTCTTAAGGCCAAAGACAGAACCTTTTCATTTGTTCCCTCAAAAtctgaataaataaatgagtatataattatgttaatttGTTCAGAGAAAAAAAGGTTGATTTATTGCAGTGTAGTCATCTCCAAACAGGTTATCCCTTCCTTTTTCTTAAGATAGAAACATTTTCCCCAAAAATAATATCCAGAAAGAGACAGCATTATTGTACAATGATTAAACTTGCAACAGAGCATTTTTGTTAGTTAGGTGGACTTAatgattttctttgttttgtttttagttacTAAATGTTTgtaattaaattgataatttcagaataaatatttttaatttgtaataataaaataagaaaaggaTTTTAAAAAAGTACTAGTAGCTTTCTGTCCTGTTCCTGCATGGTATTTAAGTTTGCTAATTAAGTGGTTGTGACAGTAACTGTGTAATTCTGTAAACTGCATTAATTGATTTGTTAAGTACTACTACGACTACTATATTTCTTGTTCCTCTTCTACACATTTCCTTTGCACGTGTTGAATCAATGTTTTTTTTGAATTTCCTGTTTTGGcagattattattgttattattattacaaaagGAAAGGAAACCGTTTGATACAACAAGCTTTTCAAATTTAAAGATTCATTGCTTGTTTCAAACCAACAAACAATATGTATGGTTCTCAGAATCACAAACGGATGCTTGAAATGTTTGAGAAAGAATTAGGAAGAGATAGAGACGATGGATTCGAGATCGAACCAGATGTTCCTTCAggtgatgataatgataatgataatgatgaacAACAATCTAACCAACCACCCAAAAAAAGGAGCTACCGCCGCCATACGCAGCATCAAATACAAGAAATGGAAGTGTAAGTaacatatattgtttttttttttttaaaaaatcaataaaagttaatgtattttgtttatattatgtttgattGTTTTGTTTTGGTTTAATTAATTTGTGGAAGTTGGTTTTTTAAGGTTCTTCAAACATTGTCCCCACCCTGATGACAAGCAAAGAAAAGAGTTGGGACTTCAGCTTGGGTTAGAGCCTTTGCAAGTCAAgttttggtttcaaaacaaGCGCACTCAGTTGAAGGTAAGACTCTCTTCCTCTATTATTACACTCAAAAATACTTAAGACCCACGTGAGAAACTAATACATCTTAACTATAGTCCCTCACTTATAATTTCCTTCATTCTagaaatattattaaatgaaaaaaaatacaaaattcaaaGCAGAAATTTTTAAATGCCCGTTATTacgtataaaaattatttggacacacataaaatatattgtatttaattattttatgagtcTAAATGGTGCGTTTAAGTTTTGTGACCACATAAAATTTCTCATAGTACACAAATGTTTATGCTATAGgcctttattatttttttagctaGTCTTTTTAGAAGTTATTTTCATACACTAACAAGTGTTTTCTTAAGGCAACCTAAAGGACCCACagaaataagctgaaaacacATTATAATGATATTTAAGTTATGCATGTTATTAATTGAAAGTTTGTTTACATAGGTTCAAAGTGAAAGAGAAGAGAATGAATTCTTGAAAGCAGAGATAGAAAAGCTTCGCAGTGAGATGAATAGGTATAAGGAGGCCATAAGTAATACAACATGTCATCTGTGTGGAACCCCAGCTACCGTTGGTGAAATGTCGTATGAGGAGCAACAATTGAGGTTGGAGAATGCTTTATTAAGAAAAGAGgtacttatatattaactatgACACCATAATTGaggttatatatttttggagttttaacaaataaatgattttaacaATACAGATAGAAAGGTTGGCGGAGGATGCAACGGAATCTCATACCAACATTTCGTCAACACAAACTAGCAATCAATTAGTGGTTTCACGGTCGGTGGATGTTGGTAATGGtaagtataatattaataatgggATGGTAGGAGAAGCATATGGTGGTAATGGTGAGCTTGTTAGGTCAATACAACTTCAAGGTGTTGAAGATAAAAGGAAGATTGTTGAGCTTGCTGTTTTAGGAATGGATGAACTGACTAAATTAGCTTTGGCTAATGGAAACAATTTATGGCTCCCAAACAACAACCTCAATACTGAGATTCTAAATGAAGATGAATACGTGAGGCATTTCCCTCGAGCTACAGCTCCTAAACCATTGGGTTTAAGAACTGATGGTTCTAGAGAATCCGTTGTGGTTATCATGAATCATATTAATCTCATTGATATTCTTATGGATGTGGTGAGTCATACAATTTCTTACTCTTATAATTGTTtccatataattaattaatattaatgctAAAAGTTTGTACACAACGTTATTCAGAATCGATGGTCGAGTATGTTTAGCGGTGTTGTTTCAAGAGCTGTGACACTCAAAGTGCTTTCAACTGGAGTGGCGGGAAATTACAATGGAGCCTTGCAAGTGGTACttaattttgatttcatttcatataataataattaatatttatctaattaaaattaaaattgtttatttgtttgttttagatGTCAGCTGAGTTTCAGGTGCCATCACCATTTGTTCCAAGTCGTGAAAACTATTTTGTGAGGTACTGTAAACTTCATGTAGATGGGGTATGGGCAGTGGTTGATGTGTCATTGGATAGTCTTCGACCTGCAGCTAGTGGGAGTAGCACTGCCTCTAGAACCCAAAGAAGACCTTCTGGTTGTTTCATTCAAGAACTGCCTAATGGCTACTCTAAGGTCACACCATCCATTCATTACCATTTtactcttctttttctttttcgatTTTTCTTCAACCTTCATCTTTagggtttttcttttttatttttcaaactaATTCAATCTACGATAGTCATTTTCCActtttactaaaattattataattaaagaaaatattattttataatatttgtattctttaaaataattaaaatttaatattatttttattttttgacatgtcaatgttgtttttatatatttgatgaatttatAAATGAGACATGTTAAAGACAataattcaattcaaataaataaaataaaatctaaaactcatctaagaattaaaaatcaaaattaaattaaaaaactcataattttagttatttaagaCATCATTGGTGggtaaaaaattgaaatcttagtaaaatttaaaactatgtttCTGAGTTTCAAAATTGCGAGATTAAAATCTcgattaattaaaataagagaaagcaaaaatgtatttaagtttatataaaaatataagttatttgATATCATcaattaattgtagttttaattttgacaggTTACATGGATTGAACATGTAGAAGTGGATGATAAGATGGTGCAAAATATATACAAACCACTAGTTGATTCAGGGCTTGCTTATGGAGCTAAACGCTGGGTAGCTATTTTACAGAGACAATGTGAACGTCTTGCTTGTTCTATGTCCAGCAACATGCCAACAGGGAACCTTGGtggtatgtatatatatatttatatatttgttctTTCTTTCCATTTCttatatttgtatatatgaATGTTTTGTATAGTGATAATGAGTGTGGAGGGAAGGAAGAGTATGTTGAATCTTGCGGAAAGGATGGTAACTAGCTTTAGTACTAGTATTGGTGATTCAACAATACATGCTTGGACAAGTTTACCCTCCAATGGACCTGAGGATATAAGAGtcatgacaaaaaaatataatgatgaaCCAGGAAGTGGCAGACCCACCGGTGTTGTCCTTAGTACTGTCACTTCTTTCTGGCTTCCTGTTCCTCCTAAGAGGCTTTTTGATTTTCTTCGTAATCAAAACTCTAGAAGTCAGGTATGTCTGTCTTTTCTTCTacaaatattttactattactTCAAATCATGTTGATTGGATTGAATTGAATTTGCAGTGGGATATTCTCTCTAGTGGGGGTATAGTTCAAGAAATGGCACACATAGCAAATGGTCATGATCCTGGCAACTGTGTCTCTTTACTTCGTGTCAATGTAAGTAATTAAGTTCATCCCTATACCATATTGTAAAATTGATAACACATAATCTAACATTAATTCTATAATATTGTTATTGTAGAGTCCAAATATAGGGCAGAGTAATATGCTGATACTGCAAGAGAGTAGCACTGATATAACTGGATCATATGTAATATATGCACCTGTGGATATGGCTGCTATGAATGTAGTCTTGAATGGAGGTGACTCAAACTGTGTTGCTCTGCTTCCTTCTGGTTTTGCTATTGTTCCTGATGGTTCTGGACCAAATGGAGGACCAATACCTGATCTTCTATCTGGAGGTTCTCTTCTCACTGTTGCATTTCATATTTTGGTTGATTCTGTTACAAATGCAAGGCTTGCTCTTGGTTCAGTTACCACTGTTAACACTTTGATCAAGTCCACTGTCGAAAGGATTAAAGTTGCAGTCATACCTAACATCACCTGATTTCACTACTTTCATATTTGGTAATTCAATTTACCACTACTCTCTCTTCCACTTTTTACTGTCTTTTACTTTTATTCAAACTTGTTGTTTTTCTGTGTTGCAGAGGCAGAACAAAGCTAAGATGACAAGGTTGGAGTGCTGCATACCTAGTTTTTCAAACAATGTGAACAAGTCAATAAACGCACCTTCGAAACTTTGAAGAAACTTAGGTTCGAGTATTGACTTTTACTAATTGAAAACCAAAGTTGTTCAATAAAGTCTTGTTGTTTTAACTTTGAATAACTGCAAATTTCAccttctctatttattttagcATATAAATTTTGTGGGTTGTATTTTAGACTTGAGTAAACATTACTCAAATTGGTGTCATATTGTTGTAATATTGTGAACTCGAGcaaattttctctctttttgtGTGTTTCTTTGTATGTTTAGGTTGGTTCACAAAGAGTAAGGTCCAAACTTATTTTTGAATGGGAGAgagttttaagttttattttttatttttattcggAAATAGGTAGTAGGACTAATCCCTCGATACTATAGAGTTTCAATTAAGGGATCCAACTTATGGATAATTTAGAGTATCGATATTTTTTACCGCcgaaataaatgaaattttaaataaatatgaatctattaaaatatctaaaatgtttataatatcttgaattaaaaattcatataaataaaactaatttttcaaataataatctATTTTCCATCATTTGATTGTCTGGTGCTCGTTAATGTAGATCGAAATGACTCGTTTAAAtggaattaatatttaaaatattaaagatacataatattattaataaaatatatatttctcttgtaattaattgtttaataaaaaataattttataattaattaatcaataattaatatatatttcatgtatgatttatttaaataattaaaaataatggatCACAGTATTCTTTAAACTTTTAAGTAAAAGATATTCAATaaacacattaataattaataataagatGCATATTTGTGTTTTAAcgatgtagttaattaggtatAAGTTTCAATTATATTGTCCTTAGTGCCAAATTATAGAAGTGTCAATCACTCGGCCTACTTACCAATTATACAGGCTTGAGGGCCAATCAATGAGCCTTAGGGCTAATTATGTAGGCTTAATAGCCGACCAACGGGACTAAGGCCAGATTAGTCAATATTCGAATAGGGACATGTTTGTGTAATGAGAATAAACTatgacttaaattttatattttactagttaTTTTACATGTTTTCAGATTAGcaggttttaattttaattttagaaaattgatAGATAATTATGGGGGAGGGATAGGATAgtaatttacttttaattttagagAAAGTCCAAAAGTTTGAAAGGTAGAAGCTCCCAAACAGAAGCCGTCACGATTACTCTCTATTATTTCACACCACAAATGTTGAAAGATTCATGAATCATTTCATCGCTAATTTCTTTACAACTAGTATTAAAGGACTTCTACggaaaattaacatattttgattcaattaaattatatcattagtattctaataatattatttataaataagttttatcatattttaaaactaacactactaaatttttaagatttataattttgaaaacgACAACACGGTGATGATCGTTAAACAAACACAAgtgaattaatatcaaataaatgaGGGATATTTGCAATAGTGGAAGAATGACAGATAGTTCTTATTACGACGGCGAATGAGGATGGAAGAGAACGATTTTCTTTGGTGGTGGAACGGTTTCGAGATAGAAAACATATTGAAccattaatttcaaaaaaaacccatcaattgataatataatacaaatagaTACCTTGCATTCAACATGTTAATACTCTGAACTTTAactaaaagtttcaaaaaaactattttgaagttattaattttaaattttttacagaAAAAGAATAAAACAATTGGagttacttttaaattaaaaaatattataatttaattatattaaggatatttatagattaaaaagttatattttaattatatttagttttaacgtgttataatttttatgacaaaaattagataaaatgtttattttgttatatataaatcaaataaaaaaattataaaaattaaaataaaaaaaaagtattataattataaaaatcaaaacatatttacagcttaattaaaaataccgATACATTCTCATGTTCTCTTCTTTTCTCTTTAAAAAGTATTATAAAAATTGTCCTAGTATTACCGTATAAATGCACTAAAAACAAAGTTTATTAAATGAGGTTCATCATGTcacatttgaaataatttatttattttttacttcaatGATAAATTCAAGATTCATTAGATAGAGTCcactattaatatatttattattatacgtAAATTAATTAGATGAAATATTGTTCTTTCTTGAATGACACTTTGACACAACTCCAACCGTAAACTcacataaaaa
This region of Cicer arietinum cultivar CDC Frontier isolate Library 1 chromosome 8, Cicar.CDCFrontier_v2.0, whole genome shotgun sequence genomic DNA includes:
- the LOC101503907 gene encoding homeobox-leucine zipper protein PROTODERMAL FACTOR 2-like: MYGSQNHKRMLEMFEKELGRDRDDGFEIEPDVPSGDDNDNDNDEQQSNQPPKKRSYRRHTQHQIQEMEVFFKHCPHPDDKQRKELGLQLGLEPLQVKFWFQNKRTQLKVQSEREENEFLKAEIEKLRSEMNRYKEAISNTTCHLCGTPATVGEMSYEEQQLRLENALLRKEIERLAEDATESHTNISSTQTSNQLVVSRSVDVGNGKYNINNGMVGEAYGGNGELVRSIQLQGVEDKRKIVELAVLGMDELTKLALANGNNLWLPNNNLNTEILNEDEYVRHFPRATAPKPLGLRTDGSRESVVVIMNHINLIDILMDVNRWSSMFSGVVSRAVTLKVLSTGVAGNYNGALQVMSAEFQVPSPFVPSRENYFVRYCKLHVDGVWAVVDVSLDSLRPAASGSSTASRTQRRPSGCFIQELPNGYSKVTWIEHVEVDDKMVQNIYKPLVDSGLAYGAKRWVAILQRQCERLACSMSSNMPTGNLGVIMSVEGRKSMLNLAERMVTSFSTSIGDSTIHAWTSLPSNGPEDIRVMTKKYNDEPGSGRPTGVVLSTVTSFWLPVPPKRLFDFLRNQNSRSQWDILSSGGIVQEMAHIANGHDPGNCVSLLRVNSPNIGQSNMLILQESSTDITGSYVIYAPVDMAAMNVVLNGGDSNCVALLPSGFAIVPDGSGPNGGPIPDLLSGGSLLTVAFHILVDSVTNARLALGSVTTVNTLIKSTVERIKVAVIPNIT